In the genome of Candidatus Reidiella endopervernicosa, one region contains:
- the uvrC gene encoding excinuclease ABC subunit UvrC translates to MSEEQNDNPPFDHKAFLKSLTSKPGVYRMLDEAGTVIYVGKARNLKRRVSSYFNRSGQTIKTHAMVAQIRDIAITITHTESEALILENTLIKEHKPRYNVLLRDDKSYPYIYVSTDETFPRLTTHRGAKRGKGRYFGPYPNAGAVRESLNLLQKLFQVRQCEPSFFANRTRPCLQYQIKRCTAPCTGLIDEAAYGEDVRRTTLFLEGRNNEVIDELVERMEASSQKLEFEQAAHYRDQIANMRRVQEKQYVSGESGDLDVVGAVLKGGTASIQLFFIRNGRNLGNKSLFPKVPPDADLQEVVGAFIAQYYFEREVPAEILINVEPNEHELLEAAFSERAGRKVAISSRLRGERSRWLKMAVANAEHALSARLQSRAGVYQRFEALQEALKLDELPARMECFDISHTMGEATVASCVVFGHEGPIKSDYRRFNIEGITGGDDYAAMNQALMRRYTRLKKGEGILPDILFIDGGKGQLSEARKVLDELQVEGVTLVGVAKGPERRAGMEQLFLSDSKAPIILPDDSSALHLVQQIRDEAHRFAITAHRQRRAKARKRSPLEDIEGMGPKRRQQLLKQFGGLREIARAGVEDLAKVPSISKALAQRIYDQFHNDND, encoded by the coding sequence ATGAGTGAAGAGCAGAACGACAATCCCCCCTTCGATCACAAGGCGTTTCTCAAAAGCCTGACCTCGAAGCCCGGTGTCTACCGGATGCTCGACGAGGCGGGAACGGTGATTTATGTCGGCAAGGCACGCAATCTCAAGCGACGTGTCTCGAGCTACTTCAACCGCTCCGGTCAGACGATCAAGACCCACGCGATGGTGGCGCAGATCCGTGACATTGCCATCACCATCACTCACACCGAGAGTGAGGCGCTGATCCTTGAGAACACGCTGATCAAGGAGCACAAGCCGCGCTATAACGTGCTGCTGCGTGATGATAAGAGTTATCCCTATATCTATGTCTCCACCGATGAGACCTTTCCGCGCCTGACCACCCATCGCGGTGCCAAGCGCGGCAAGGGGCGCTACTTCGGTCCCTATCCCAATGCCGGTGCGGTGCGTGAGAGTCTCAATCTGTTACAGAAGCTCTTTCAGGTGCGTCAGTGCGAGCCGAGCTTCTTTGCCAACCGCACGCGTCCCTGTCTGCAGTATCAGATCAAACGCTGCACCGCTCCCTGTACCGGACTGATCGACGAGGCGGCCTATGGTGAGGATGTACGCCGTACCACGCTGTTTCTCGAGGGGCGCAATAATGAGGTGATCGACGAGCTTGTCGAACGTATGGAGGCGAGTTCACAGAAGCTGGAGTTTGAGCAGGCGGCTCACTATCGCGACCAGATCGCCAACATGCGTCGGGTGCAGGAGAAGCAGTATGTGAGCGGTGAGAGCGGCGATCTCGATGTGGTTGGTGCGGTGCTGAAGGGCGGAACCGCCTCGATACAGCTCTTCTTTATCCGCAATGGTCGTAATCTGGGCAACAAAAGCCTCTTTCCCAAGGTGCCGCCTGATGCTGATCTGCAGGAGGTGGTGGGCGCTTTCATCGCTCAGTACTACTTTGAGCGCGAAGTGCCTGCCGAGATTCTGATCAATGTCGAACCGAACGAGCATGAGCTGCTGGAGGCGGCCTTCAGCGAGCGGGCTGGACGCAAGGTGGCGATCAGCAGTCGGCTGCGCGGTGAGCGCTCACGCTGGCTGAAGATGGCCGTCGCCAATGCCGAACATGCTCTCAGCGCCCGGTTGCAGAGCCGTGCCGGTGTCTATCAGCGTTTTGAGGCGCTGCAGGAGGCGCTCAAGCTCGATGAGCTGCCGGCACGCATGGAGTGTTTTGACATTAGCCATACGATGGGCGAGGCGACCGTTGCCTCCTGTGTGGTCTTCGGTCATGAGGGGCCGATCAAGTCCGACTATCGCCGTTTTAATATCGAAGGCATCACCGGTGGTGATGACTATGCGGCGATGAACCAGGCGCTGATGCGACGCTATACCCGCTTGAAGAAGGGGGAGGGGATACTGCCCGATATCCTCTTTATCGATGGCGGCAAGGGGCAGCTGAGTGAGGCGCGTAAGGTGCTTGATGAGTTGCAGGTGGAGGGTGTGACGCTGGTCGGTGTGGCCAAGGGGCCGGAACGGCGAGCCGGTATGGAACAGCTCTTCTTGTCCGACTCCAAGGCCCCCATTATACTGCCCGATGATTCGTCGGCTCTGCACCTGGTGCAGCAGATACGGGATGAAGCCCACCGCTTTGCCATCACCGCCCACCGTCAACGCCGTGCCAAGGCACGCAAGCGTTCACCGTTGGAGGATATTGAGGGGATGGGTCCCAAGCGCCGACAGCAGTTGCTAAAACAGTTTGGTGGGCTGAGAGAGATCGCACGCGCCGGTGTCGAGGATCTTGCCAAGGTACCCAGTATCAGCAAGGCACTTGCACAACGGATATATGACCAGTTTCATAACGACAATGACTGA
- the pgsA gene encoding CDP-diacylglycerol--glycerol-3-phosphate 3-phosphatidyltransferase, which produces MPLNIPNLLTLLRIALIPVFVVVFYLPYSWSNEVTTLIFALAGLTDWLDGYLARRLKQESPFGAFLDPVADKLIVAAALVLLVQAHPTPLLAIPALIIIGREIAISALREWMAAIGERVKVAVMMVGKLKTSAQIGAILLLLYGDSIGPFPTYDAGIVLIYGCSLTLWSMIVYLIKAWPILQEKFITWLDR; this is translated from the coding sequence ATGCCACTGAACATTCCTAATCTGCTCACGCTGCTGCGTATCGCACTGATACCGGTCTTCGTCGTGGTCTTCTATCTCCCCTATAGCTGGTCAAATGAGGTCACCACCCTGATCTTCGCCCTGGCCGGTCTTACCGACTGGCTCGATGGTTATCTGGCACGTCGCCTCAAGCAGGAGTCACCCTTCGGTGCCTTCCTCGATCCGGTCGCCGATAAGCTGATTGTTGCCGCCGCACTGGTGCTGCTGGTACAGGCACATCCCACGCCGCTGCTGGCGATCCCCGCGCTGATCATCATCGGCCGTGAGATCGCTATCTCGGCACTGCGAGAGTGGATGGCAGCGATTGGTGAACGGGTGAAGGTGGCGGTGATGATGGTCGGCAAGCTCAAGACCAGCGCCCAGATTGGGGCCATCCTGTTGCTACTCTATGGAGACTCAATCGGCCCTTTCCCCACCTACGATGCTGGCATCGTGTTGATCTATGGCTGCAGCCTGACGCTCTGGTCGATGATCGTCTACCTCATCAAGGCATGGCCAATTTTACAGGAAAAGTTCATAACTTGGCTTGACAGATAA
- a CDS encoding MerR family transcriptional regulator, producing the protein MLTVTQIARKFGISRATILYYEREGLLMPANRSDNGYRWYGDSEIERLEAIVAYRSYGIPVANIGDLLDRKQGASQFQILRDHLNELGKEINLLRRQQKAIVALLQEPKLLEENMVTKERWVAIMSAAGFDEAAMRTWHQKFEQMEPDEHQKFLESLGIHAEEIARIRSL; encoded by the coding sequence ATGTTGACGGTGACCCAGATCGCCAGAAAGTTTGGCATCTCCAGAGCGACCATTCTGTACTACGAGCGTGAGGGCTTGCTAATGCCTGCTAATCGTTCGGATAACGGCTACAGGTGGTACGGCGACAGTGAGATTGAGCGGTTGGAGGCGATTGTCGCTTACCGTTCGTATGGGATACCCGTCGCAAACATAGGTGACCTGCTCGATCGTAAACAGGGAGCGTCTCAATTCCAGATTTTGAGAGATCACCTCAATGAACTGGGAAAAGAGATCAACCTTCTTAGGAGACAGCAGAAGGCGATAGTCGCTTTACTGCAGGAACCAAAATTGTTGGAGGAAAACATGGTAACTAAAGAGCGTTGGGTAGCAATCATGTCGGCTGCAGGATTTGATGAAGCAGCGATGCGAACATGGCACCAGAAGTTTGAGCAGATGGAGCCGGACGAGCATCAGAAGTTTCTTGAGTCTTTAGGCATTCATGCCGAAGAGATAGCACGAATCCGTAGCCTGTAA
- a CDS encoding Ig-like domain-containing protein, giving the protein MLRTTYACSLCFKCTFNRNCFVISTALAGCIEIENQTPDANNLSLATDEDTPKAITLAGNDSDGSISTYTVSTNPVHGALSGTAPNLTYTPAANYFGSDSFTFTVTDNEGATSAAVAVSITVNSVNDGPTATGQTTSTNEDTPKAITLAGSDSDGSISTYTVSTNPVHGALSGTAPNLTYTPAANYFGSDSFTFTVTDNEGATSAAVAVSITVNSVNDGPTATGQTMSTNEDTPKAITLAGNDSDGSISTYTVSTNPVHGALSGTGPNLTYTPASQLFWRRQLHLYRDR; this is encoded by the coding sequence ATGTTAAGGACAACATATGCATGCTCGCTTTGCTTCAAATGTACATTTAATCGGAATTGTTTTGTTATATCGACTGCTCTTGCTGGCTGTATAGAAATTGAGAATCAGACACCTGATGCTAATAATTTAAGCCTAGCTACAGATGAAGACACACCCAAGGCGATTACCCTGGCGGGCAACGACAGTGATGGCAGCATCAGCACATATACGGTGAGCACCAATCCTGTCCACGGGGCGTTGAGCGGCACCGCACCAAACCTGACTTACACTCCTGCAGCCAACTATTTTGGCAGCGACAGCTTCACCTTTACCGTGACCGATAATGAGGGAGCTACTTCAGCCGCGGTGGCGGTGAGCATTACTGTTAATTCGGTCAACGATGGGCCGACTGCAACAGGTCAGACGACGAGCACCAATGAAGACACACCCAAGGCGATTACTCTGGCGGGCAGCGACAGTGATGGCAGCATCAGCACATATACGGTGAGCACCAATCCTGTCCACGGGGCGTTGAGTGGCACTGCACCAAATCTGACTTACACTCCTGCAGCCAACTATTTTGGCAGCGACAGCTTCACCTTTACCGTGACCGATAATGAGGGAGCTACTTCAGCCGCGGTGGCGGTGAGCATTACTGTTAATTCGGTCAACGATGGGCCGACTGCAACAGGTCAGACGATGAGCACCAATGAAGACACACCCAAGGCGATTACCCTGGCGGGCAACGACAGTGATGGCAGCATCAGCACGTATACGGTGAGCACCAATCCTGTCCACGGGGCGTTGAGTGGCACCGGACCAAACCTGACTTACACTCCTGCAAGCCAACTATTTTGGCGGCGACAGCTTCACCTTTACCGTGACCGATAA
- a CDS encoding Ig-like domain-containing protein translates to MAVSITVNSVNDRPTATGQTTSTNEDIPEAITLAGNDSDGSISTYTVSTNPAYGALSGTAPNLTYTPAANYFGSDSFAFTVTDNEGATSAAATVSITVNSVNDEPTAAVDSFSATGNTKNLCCPWCASK, encoded by the coding sequence GTGGCGGTGAGCATTACTGTTAATTCGGTCAACGATAGGCCGACTGCAACAGGTCAGACGACGAGCACCAATGAAGACATACCCGAGGCGATTACCCTGGCGGGCAACGACAGTGATGGCAGCATCAGCACGTATACGGTGAGCACCAATCCTGCCTACGGGGCGTTGAGCGGCACCGCACCAAATCTGACTTACACTCCTGCAGCCAACTATTTTGGCAGTGACAGCTTCGCCTTTACCGTGACCGATAATGAGGGAGCTACTTCAGCCGCAGCAACGGTGAGTATCACCGTTAATTCGGTCAACGATGAACCAACAGCTGCGGTGGATAGCTTTAGCGCCACAGGCAACACGAAAAACCTTTGCTGCCCCTGGTGTGCTAGCAAATGA
- a CDS encoding Ig-like domain-containing protein translates to MNQQLRWIALAPQATRKTFAAPGVLANDSDTESPSNALTATTGTIATSKGGSVTMSSNGSFVYTPPANISSDSFQYTLNDNDGVDPNSDVGTANISLSGMVWYVDDSAAAGGDGTSENHLTLLQLAQRQHQAQRLSLYILAHIAVASP, encoded by the coding sequence ATGAACCAACAGCTGCGGTGGATAGCTTTAGCGCCACAGGCAACACGAAAAACCTTTGCTGCCCCTGGTGTGCTAGCAAATGATAGTGATACAGAATCACCAAGCAATGCCCTGACAGCCACAACAGGTACCATAGCGACAAGCAAAGGAGGCTCGGTAACCATGAGTAGTAACGGAAGTTTTGTCTACACGCCTCCTGCAAACATTAGCAGTGATAGCTTTCAATACACACTGAATGACAATGACGGTGTGGACCCTAATTCTGATGTTGGCACCGCCAATATTTCTCTGAGTGGTATGGTGTGGTACGTGGATGATTCGGCTGCTGCAGGTGGCGATGGAACCTCTGAAAACCATTTAACACTCTTGCAGCTGGCGCAGCGGCAGCATCAAGCGCAGAGACTATCTTTGTATATTCTGGCTCATATAGCGGTGGCATCACCCTGA
- a CDS encoding DEAD/DEAH box helicase, whose translation MQQARGVSGSRWCSRPTRELADQVGKEIRRLARSIPNIKVLTLCGGVPFGPQIGSLEHGAHIIVGTPGRRWSTS comes from the coding sequence GTGCAGCAGGCTCGAGGAGTTTCGGGCAGTCGTTGGTGCTCTCGTCCGACGCGTGAACTGGCTGACCAGGTAGGGAAGGAGATTCGTCGACTGGCGCGCTCCATTCCCAATATTAAGGTGTTGACGCTCTGTGGTGGGGTTCCGTTTGGTCCACAGATCGGTTCTCTGGAGCATGGGGCGCATATCATTGTCGGTACGCCGGGGCGTCGTTGGAGCACTTCGTAG
- a CDS encoding DbpA RNA binding domain-containing protein — MGAGRYRALMRGHYPCSNDPIAHHRIGRTGRAGSKGVAFSLFSDKEHYKVEMLGHFIDRTIVGETLPPQSVLGNEPVAPEMATLQIDGGKKQKLRPGDILGALTGKQGIEGKQVGKIQIFDNWAYVAVSQKAVKRTKLVRKMKGRSFRVRRVKRNSSRSSMVESNCGSEPGWSSASSTLIGFCS; from the coding sequence GTGGGCGCTGGTCGATATCGAGCCTTGATGCGTGGTCACTATCCATGCTCTAACGATCCGATTGCACACCACCGTATCGGTCGTACCGGACGTGCGGGCAGTAAGGGTGTTGCCTTCTCGCTGTTCAGCGACAAAGAGCACTACAAGGTGGAGATGCTAGGCCACTTTATCGACCGGACCATTGTCGGTGAGACGCTTCCGCCCCAGAGTGTGTTGGGCAACGAACCGGTGGCGCCAGAGATGGCGACGCTGCAGATTGACGGCGGCAAGAAGCAGAAGCTACGTCCCGGCGATATTCTCGGTGCCCTGACAGGCAAACAGGGTATCGAGGGCAAGCAGGTCGGTAAGATTCAGATCTTTGATAACTGGGCCTATGTCGCCGTCTCGCAGAAGGCGGTGAAGCGCACGAAACTGGTGAGGAAGATGAAGGGGCGCTCGTTCAGAGTACGCCGGGTCAAGCGTAACTCCTCTCGATCATCGATGGTGGAGTCGAACTGCGGCTCTGAGCCAGGATGGTCTAGTGCGTCTTCTACGTTGATCGGCTTTTGCTCGTAA
- a CDS encoding DEAD/DEAH box helicase: MSFASLGLSEPILDALADQEYQSPSPIQSEAIPAVLAGRDLMAAAQTGTGKTAAFTLPILERLSSGERAQANQARVLVLTPTRELAAQVGENISTYGRYLVLRSTVVYGGVKINPQMMALRRGVDLLVATPGRLLDLYNQNAVKFKQLEVLVLDEADRMLDLGFIDDIRKIISLLPKQRQNLMFSATFSDEVRTLAKTIVNNPVEISVTPRNTTAKTVKQWLCPVDKKRKPDLLTHLIKTEQWGQVLVFTKTKQGADRLTRHLSNKGIKTAAIHGNKSQAVRTNTLADFKAGTIQILVATDIAARGLDIDQLPQVVNFDLPHVAQDYIHRIGRTGRAGLSGEAVSLVSADEFDDLSKIESLIKHELKREYVGGYEPVHELPQSRLDLRPKKPKKPKKPKKPKIEHKDGQRVGKQKQEKVITSKKPIKRRRRT; encoded by the coding sequence ATGAGCTTTGCCTCGCTGGGCCTCTCCGAGCCGATCCTCGATGCCCTTGCCGACCAGGAGTACCAGTCACCCTCCCCCATCCAGTCCGAGGCGATTCCCGCCGTACTGGCGGGTCGTGACCTGATGGCAGCGGCTCAGACCGGCACTGGCAAGACCGCAGCCTTTACCCTACCAATTCTGGAACGGCTCTCCAGCGGCGAACGTGCGCAGGCCAATCAGGCACGGGTACTGGTGCTTACTCCCACCCGCGAGCTGGCAGCACAGGTCGGTGAGAACATTAGTACCTACGGTCGTTATCTGGTGCTGCGCTCTACCGTCGTTTATGGCGGGGTGAAGATCAATCCGCAGATGATGGCCTTGCGAAGGGGTGTCGATCTGCTGGTAGCCACGCCGGGGCGTCTGCTCGATCTCTACAACCAGAATGCGGTGAAATTTAAACAGCTCGAGGTGCTGGTACTCGATGAGGCCGATCGCATGCTCGATCTTGGCTTTATCGACGACATTCGCAAAATTATCTCGCTGCTACCGAAACAGCGTCAGAACCTGATGTTCTCGGCCACCTTCTCCGATGAGGTTCGCACGCTGGCCAAAACCATCGTTAACAATCCGGTCGAGATATCCGTCACACCACGCAACACCACTGCCAAAACGGTCAAACAGTGGCTCTGCCCGGTCGACAAAAAACGTAAACCTGACCTGCTCACCCATCTGATCAAAACGGAACAGTGGGGACAGGTACTGGTCTTCACCAAGACCAAACAGGGTGCTGACCGCCTGACGCGGCACCTAAGCAATAAGGGAATCAAAACCGCTGCGATTCATGGCAACAAGAGTCAGGCGGTCCGCACCAATACGCTTGCCGACTTCAAGGCGGGAACAATCCAGATTCTGGTCGCCACCGATATCGCCGCCCGTGGCCTCGATATCGACCAGCTGCCGCAGGTGGTCAACTTCGACCTGCCCCATGTAGCGCAGGACTACATACATCGCATCGGTCGCACCGGGCGTGCCGGTCTTAGTGGTGAAGCGGTATCGCTGGTCAGTGCCGATGAGTTTGACGACCTCTCCAAGATCGAGAGCCTGATCAAACATGAGCTAAAACGGGAGTATGTGGGCGGCTATGAGCCGGTGCACGAGCTACCGCAGTCGCGTCTCGACCTGCGCCCAAAAAAACCGAAAAAGCCCAAGAAACCTAAAAAGCCGAAGATTGAGCACAAAGATGGACAGCGCGTAGGAAAACAGAAACAGGAAAAGGTAATTACGAGCAAAAAACCGATCAAACGTAGAAGACGCACGTAG
- a CDS encoding cation:proton antiporter, translating to MDFEWVAIALGDVEWITLAFLLGFLAKGIGLPPLVGFLATGFALNYMGFASGDLLQKLADLGITLLLFTASLV from the coding sequence ATGGACTTTGAGTGGGTAGCAATAGCACTGGGCGATGTTGAGTGGATCACGCTCGCATTTCTGCTTGGTTTTCTGGCCAAAGGCATCGGCCTGCCACCACTGGTCGGCTTTCTGGCGACCGGTTTCGCGCTTAACTACATGGGTTTCGCGAGCGGTGATCTGCTACAGAAACTGGCCGATCTCGGCATTACGCTGCTGCTCTTTACCGCGAGCTTGGTCTGA
- a CDS encoding cation:proton antiporter family protein, which yields MLIRPQVWSVTLIHISLVIALFGAAIFVLVLLGAPLFAGLDFKTTLMVAFALSFSSTVFVVKALEEKGEMRSLHGRIAIGILVMQDLAAVIFLAASTGKIPSPWALLLFLLIPLRPLFHYLLNKTGHGELLILYGLVLALGGAELFELGGVKDDLGALIMGVLISSHPKSIELSKTMLGFKDLFLVGFFLSIGMTGQLTLEALIIGTLLVPFMFVKSALFYGLMTRFKLRARTSLLATLNLSNYSEFGLIVAAIGVSSGWLDSEWLVVIAIALSLSFVVAAPLTSSDDQIYSRLRGFWMRFQRDERLADDRLLDTLGATIAVFGMGRVGSGAYEKMRELHGDIVVGIDFDADVVRCHQEEDRKVLHGDPSDADFWEKIEQDHSIQLVMLALPNLEANLDALCQLRDISFSGRVAATAKFPDEELVLRRAGATAVFNIYTEAGTGFADHVEASNNLVVKR from the coding sequence ATGCTGATCAGACCGCAGGTCTGGTCGGTCACGCTAATCCATATTTCGCTGGTTATTGCGCTATTCGGTGCTGCAATCTTTGTTCTGGTGCTATTGGGCGCACCACTTTTTGCCGGTCTCGATTTCAAGACCACGTTGATGGTCGCATTTGCGCTGAGCTTCTCTAGCACAGTCTTTGTGGTCAAGGCGCTGGAAGAGAAGGGCGAGATGCGCTCACTGCATGGCCGCATTGCTATCGGCATCCTGGTTATGCAGGACCTGGCAGCGGTGATCTTCCTCGCCGCCTCGACCGGCAAGATTCCCTCGCCCTGGGCACTGCTGCTGTTCCTACTGATTCCGCTGCGCCCGCTGTTTCATTATCTGCTCAACAAGACTGGCCACGGTGAGCTGCTGATTCTCTATGGGCTGGTACTGGCGCTCGGTGGTGCGGAGCTGTTTGAACTGGGTGGGGTGAAGGATGATCTGGGGGCGCTGATTATGGGCGTTTTGATATCAAGCCATCCCAAGTCGATCGAACTCTCGAAGACAATGCTCGGTTTCAAGGATCTCTTTCTGGTCGGTTTTTTCCTCTCAATAGGCATGACGGGGCAGCTGACGCTGGAGGCGCTGATTATCGGTACGCTGTTGGTGCCGTTCATGTTTGTAAAGTCGGCGCTCTTTTATGGGCTGATGACCCGTTTCAAGCTGCGCGCGCGTACTTCACTGCTGGCGACGTTGAACCTGAGCAACTACAGCGAATTTGGTCTGATCGTGGCAGCTATTGGTGTTTCCAGCGGATGGCTCGATAGCGAATGGCTGGTGGTGATCGCTATCGCACTCTCTCTCTCCTTTGTCGTCGCAGCACCGCTCACGAGCAGCGACGATCAGATCTATAGTCGTTTGCGTGGTTTCTGGATGCGCTTCCAGCGAGATGAACGTCTGGCCGATGATCGGCTGCTCGATACGCTTGGAGCGACGATAGCGGTCTTTGGCATGGGGCGAGTTGGTAGCGGTGCCTATGAGAAGATGCGCGAACTGCATGGTGACATCGTGGTCGGCATCGACTTTGATGCCGATGTGGTGAGGTGTCACCAGGAGGAGGACCGCAAGGTGTTACATGGCGATCCGAGTGATGCCGACTTCTGGGAGAAGATTGAACAGGACCACTCCATTCAGCTGGTTATGCTGGCGCTTCCCAATCTAGAGGCAAATCTCGATGCGCTGTGCCAACTGCGTGATATCTCATTCTCGGGGCGTGTTGCGGCAACTGCAAAATTCCCTGATGAGGAGCTCGTGCTGCGAAGGGCTGGGGCGACGGCGGTATTCAACATCTATACGGAGGCGGGTACCGGTTTTGCCGACCATGTTGAGGCGTCCAATAATCTGGTTGTGAAGAGGTGA